A stretch of the SAR86 cluster bacterium genome encodes the following:
- the lptC gene encoding LPS export ABC transporter periplasmic protein LptC — translation MSCITKHFFIILVSLFCNFCFCIEQEHQNYISILDKPSFSVASPERQITITGARSSLHKSSEFTIQIPNFKLNSNKLSVNIYSKEAIYNKDIGFIKFKDSAELEALNKKDNLILSTEEITLNLNNDIFSSVHEVLTNFNNLEIKSLGVEITQKAGNLRAEFSKGTFQIKDIGSISKGYAKKLYIISEDNKIILEEEAFLDQDGFIIKSDLIHYDYSLNKILKSINSSIENKS, via the coding sequence ATGTCCTGTATTACAAAACATTTTTTTATTATTTTAGTTTCCCTTTTCTGTAATTTTTGTTTTTGCATTGAACAAGAACATCAAAATTATATTTCTATTCTAGACAAACCATCTTTTTCTGTTGCTTCACCGGAAAGACAAATCACTATAACAGGTGCAAGATCTAGCCTTCATAAGAGTTCTGAATTTACTATTCAAATTCCAAATTTCAAGCTGAATTCAAATAAATTATCAGTAAATATCTATTCTAAAGAAGCAATTTACAATAAAGATATTGGATTTATAAAGTTTAAAGATTCTGCTGAGCTTGAGGCATTAAATAAAAAAGATAATTTGATTCTCTCTACTGAGGAAATAACCTTAAATCTTAATAATGATATATTTTCAAGTGTGCATGAGGTACTTACAAACTTTAACAACCTTGAGATTAAATCTTTGGGAGTAGAGATAACGCAAAAAGCTGGTAATTTGCGTGCAGAATTCAGTAAGGGTACTTTCCAAATTAAGGATATAGGGTCAATAAGCAAAGGATATGCAAAAAAGCTCTACATTATTTCTGAAGACAATAAAATTATCCTCGAAGAAGAAGCTTTCTTAGATCAAGATGGATTTATAATCAAATCTGATCTAATCCATTATGACTACAGTCTCAATAAAATCCTTAAATCTATAAATTCTAGTATTGAGAATAAGTCATGA
- the lptB gene encoding LPS export ABC transporter ATP-binding protein produces the protein MNLVVENLNKTYDKKAIVDGISFKITSGETVGILGPNGAGKTTLFYMIAGLVAIDSGKIYLSGKELNQKSISERTSLGLTYLPQESSIFRGLTVEANIFSALEQRKDLNHKERQRELDSLLGDFGLVELSNTLGIKLSGGERRRTEIARSVASNPQFILLDEPFAGIDPIAVSDLKETIHSLNKKGIGVLISDHNVRDTMNICKQVLIVNKGKIIANGDPSEIANDKLVKEVYLGQDFDTEL, from the coding sequence ATGAATCTTGTCGTTGAAAATCTGAACAAAACTTATGATAAAAAAGCTATTGTTGATGGAATATCTTTCAAAATAACTAGCGGAGAGACTGTTGGAATTTTAGGACCAAACGGCGCAGGCAAAACCACTCTTTTTTATATGATCGCGGGTCTAGTAGCAATTGACTCGGGAAAAATTTATCTGTCGGGAAAAGAACTTAATCAAAAGTCTATTTCTGAAAGAACTTCACTTGGACTCACTTACCTCCCTCAGGAATCATCAATATTCAGAGGACTAACGGTTGAAGCCAATATTTTTTCAGCTTTAGAACAAAGAAAAGATTTAAATCATAAAGAAAGGCAAAGGGAACTTGATTCACTATTGGGAGATTTTGGTTTGGTTGAATTGTCAAACACACTCGGGATAAAGTTATCAGGTGGCGAAAGAAGAAGAACTGAAATAGCTAGATCAGTTGCTTCAAACCCTCAGTTTATTCTTCTGGATGAACCTTTTGCCGGCATAGATCCAATAGCTGTTTCAGATCTTAAAGAAACAATCCATAGTTTGAATAAAAAGGGAATTGGTGTCTTAATAAGTGACCATAATGTTCGGGATACCATGAATATATGTAAGCAGGTACTTATCGTTAATAAGGGTAAAATTATAGCGAATGGAGATCCTTCAGAAATAGCCAATGATAAACTGGTAAAAGAAGTTTATCTTGGTCAAGATTTTGATACTGAATTGTGA
- the mreD gene encoding rod shape-determining protein MreD, whose product MNKSNKNKLWIYLSLVLAMVVDNFVFPESILQWKPLFTLLVLIYWNMALPDKVGIVEALFIGLIMDLLNGSILGLHGLLFVLITYICQRFFYQFRVSPIWQQSVILFFLFFIFKMVFTFDFLDVSEGLNIADSLYLTNALIFSLISSIFWVPIFNLLRVFRRKKIKI is encoded by the coding sequence ATGAATAAATCTAATAAAAATAAACTTTGGATTTATCTCTCACTTGTTCTTGCTATGGTTGTGGATAATTTTGTTTTTCCAGAATCAATCCTACAGTGGAAACCTTTGTTCACTTTGCTAGTGTTGATCTATTGGAATATGGCTTTGCCGGATAAAGTTGGGATTGTTGAAGCATTGTTCATTGGCTTAATTATGGATTTGTTAAACGGTTCCATCTTAGGTTTACATGGATTACTATTTGTATTAATTACTTACATATGCCAGCGATTCTTTTATCAATTTAGAGTTTCTCCTATTTGGCAGCAATCAGTTATCCTCTTCTTCCTTTTCTTTATATTCAAGATGGTATTTACTTTCGATTTCCTCGATGTAAGTGAAGGTTTAAATATAGCTGACAGTTTATATCTGACAAATGCACTTATCTTTTCATTAATCTCATCAATTTTTTGGGTACCTATTTTTAATCTTCTTCGAGTATTTAGAAGAAAGAAAATAAAAATATGA
- a CDS encoding rod shape-determining protein MreC, whose translation MLKREHKVSNISSEAIFAIPAMKPSRVIFASIFCLFLMITDIRYESGTYIRSFSNDMLKPMSFLTTFPLQIYENFNLFFSSRVNLEKKVQSLQEENLKLKATNQFMEKISIDNSKLNALWSSLSIAKERFLISKKSFLSSNEYQPLLVLDINSRQAVKKDSAVVSEQGLAGRVSSVGFSSTEVLLVQDIRSSVPVISSDSSLHATLEGKGLGRNGKLKFINKTSEFSAGERVYTSGLGEIFPDGILVGEVVSVTDPVDSEFLEVEVFFYSDPINQDYFLIYKNE comes from the coding sequence ATGCTCAAAAGAGAACATAAAGTATCAAATATTAGCAGTGAGGCCATATTCGCTATACCTGCCATGAAACCGTCAAGAGTTATTTTTGCTTCAATATTTTGTCTTTTTCTTATGATTACAGATATCAGGTATGAATCTGGCACATATATAAGATCATTTAGTAATGACATGCTAAAACCAATGTCTTTCTTAACAACATTTCCATTACAGATCTACGAGAATTTTAATCTTTTCTTTTCATCGAGGGTCAACCTAGAAAAAAAAGTGCAGTCTTTACAAGAAGAAAACCTTAAGCTTAAAGCAACAAATCAATTCATGGAGAAAATTTCGATTGATAATAGCAAGCTTAATGCTCTTTGGTCTTCTTTAAGTATTGCTAAGGAGAGATTTCTAATTTCTAAAAAAAGTTTTTTATCTTCTAATGAATATCAACCTCTACTAGTTCTAGATATAAATAGTCGACAGGCTGTTAAAAAGGATAGCGCAGTAGTTTCTGAACAGGGCTTGGCTGGGAGAGTAAGTAGTGTTGGTTTCTCTTCAACAGAAGTTTTATTAGTTCAAGATATCAGATCTTCAGTACCGGTAATTTCAAGTGACTCCTCATTGCATGCGACCTTAGAGGGAAAGGGACTAGGAAGGAATGGGAAACTAAAATTTATAAATAAAACATCGGAATTTTCAGCTGGAGAAAGAGTCTATACTTCTGGGCTTGGGGAGATTTTTCCAGATGGTATATTAGTAGGTGAGGTAGTATCAGTTACTGATCCTGTAGATAGTGAATTCTTAGAAGTTGAAGTATTTTTTTATTCTGATCCTATTAATCAAGACTATTTTCTGATTTATAAAAATGAATAA
- a CDS encoding rod shape-determining protein, translating into MLKRLRGLFSNDLSIDLGTANTLVYVKERGIILDEPSVVAIRNNQGQRTVVAVGAEAKKMLGRTPGNITAIRPLKDGVIADFQVTEEMLKHFVQRVHEDSFVRPSPRILVCVPCESTQVERRAIRESVLKAGAREVRLIEEPMAAAIGAGLPVEEASGSMVVDIGGGTTEVAILALNGVVYAHSLKVGGDKLDESIISYVRRNQGVLLGDATAEKVKHIIGTASPDSDVIEMEVRGRNLAEGIPITFTMNSKQAYDAMLEPLSSIIQAIRTALEASPPELSADISERGIVLTGGGAMLRDLDVLISSQTGLPVIVAEDPLTCVAKGGGSALEIMDKYDIDLLSTE; encoded by the coding sequence ATGTTAAAAAGATTAAGAGGTTTGTTCTCAAATGACCTGTCCATTGACTTAGGTACAGCCAATACTCTTGTTTACGTCAAAGAGAGAGGAATAATCTTAGATGAGCCATCAGTAGTGGCGATCAGAAACAATCAAGGTCAAAGAACAGTTGTTGCTGTTGGGGCAGAAGCTAAGAAGATGTTAGGACGTACGCCAGGAAATATAACTGCTATCAGACCACTCAAAGACGGAGTCATTGCAGACTTTCAGGTTACTGAGGAGATGCTTAAACACTTTGTACAAAGAGTGCATGAAGACAGTTTTGTAAGACCTAGCCCAAGGATTCTAGTATGCGTGCCTTGTGAATCTACACAAGTTGAAAGAAGAGCTATAAGAGAGTCAGTTCTTAAAGCAGGAGCTAGAGAAGTTCGTTTGATAGAAGAGCCCATGGCAGCAGCGATAGGTGCAGGCTTACCTGTTGAAGAAGCCAGTGGCTCTATGGTTGTAGATATTGGTGGTGGAACAACTGAGGTTGCCATTCTTGCTTTGAACGGGGTCGTTTATGCTCATTCATTGAAGGTAGGCGGGGATAAATTAGACGAGTCAATTATTTCTTATGTTAGAAGGAATCAAGGTGTTTTACTAGGAGATGCAACTGCTGAGAAGGTTAAGCACATCATCGGAACTGCTTCCCCTGATTCCGATGTTATTGAAATGGAAGTAAGAGGTAGAAACCTAGCAGAAGGAATACCAATTACCTTCACTATGAATAGTAAACAAGCATACGATGCTATGTTAGAACCTCTTTCATCAATCATACAAGCCATTAGAACGGCCCTAGAAGCATCGCCACCTGAGTTAAGCGCAGACATTAGTGAACGAGGTATTGTACTGACTGGAGGGGGAGCTATGCTCAGAGATCTAGATGTTTTAATTTCTAGCCAAACAGGCTTACCAGTTATTGTTGCTGAGGATCCATTAACTTGTGTTGCCAAAGGCGGTGGCAGTGCATTAGAAATAATGGATAAGTACGATATTGATCTGCTATCTACAGAATAA
- the gatC gene encoding Asp-tRNA(Asn)/Glu-tRNA(Gln) amidotransferase subunit GatC: protein MALSDQELKEIAYLARISVKEESLPSLKKELEDILGLFKELDEANTSEVNAMSHPLDLSQPTRKDEVTEEDLRDELLKNAPSVKSGLFLVPKVIDGED, encoded by the coding sequence ATGGCATTAAGTGATCAAGAATTAAAAGAAATAGCGTACTTAGCACGAATAAGTGTTAAGGAAGAATCATTGCCTTCTCTTAAAAAGGAGTTGGAAGATATTTTAGGGCTATTCAAAGAATTAGATGAAGCTAATACTTCAGAAGTTAATGCTATGTCGCATCCATTAGATTTATCTCAACCTACGAGGAAAGATGAGGTAACTGAAGAAGATTTAAGAGATGAATTACTAAAAAATGCGCCATCAGTGAAATCAGGGCTATTTCTCGTCCCCAAAGTTATAGACGGAGAAGATTAA
- the gatA gene encoding Asp-tRNA(Asn)/Glu-tRNA(Gln) amidotransferase subunit GatA — protein sequence MHKLSLSKQLEGLKKRDFTSTELTSHYLNRISKLDGQLNSFITVTEDQALSQAKAADNRYKTNNNFPLDGLPIAHKDIFCTKGVLTTCGSKMLSNFEAPYSSTVYDKLDKKGMVMLGKTNMDEFAMGSSNETSYFGPVKNPWNIEYVPGGSSGGSASCVSAELAPIATATDTGGSIRQPASLCGLTGIKPTYGRVSRYGMIAFASSLDQGGVIAKSAEDAALILEAMSGHDPKDSTSLKLDQPDLTENLNNPIKGMKIGLPKEFFEKEMSPYVMKSIEEAIEVYKSLGVEIVEISLGNINLSLPIYYIIAPAECSANLSRYDGVRYGYRCENPKDIEDLFMRTREEGFGAEVKRRILIGTYALSAGYYDAFYVKAQKCRQLVANDFSEAFKSVDVILSPTTPGTSFKSGEKTNDPVEMYLQDIFTIPANLAGLPGLSIPCGEYNGLPLGMQLVGNSLEESKLLQFAHSYQSHTDWHKKMPNV from the coding sequence TTGCATAAACTTAGTCTTAGTAAGCAATTAGAGGGTTTAAAAAAAAGAGATTTCACTTCAACAGAGCTTACATCTCATTACTTAAATAGAATCTCAAAGCTTGATGGCCAATTAAATTCTTTTATTACAGTCACAGAAGATCAGGCACTTTCTCAAGCCAAGGCTGCAGATAATAGGTATAAGACAAATAATAATTTCCCTCTTGATGGGCTGCCGATTGCTCATAAAGATATATTTTGTACAAAAGGTGTACTCACAACTTGTGGCTCAAAAATGCTTTCAAATTTTGAAGCACCTTATTCTTCTACCGTTTATGACAAATTAGATAAAAAAGGTATGGTGATGTTAGGTAAAACTAATATGGATGAATTTGCAATGGGTTCATCTAATGAAACAAGTTATTTTGGTCCAGTAAAGAATCCATGGAATATTGAATATGTTCCAGGAGGCTCATCAGGAGGCTCTGCTTCATGTGTATCTGCTGAGCTAGCTCCAATAGCTACCGCAACCGATACTGGAGGTTCCATTAGACAACCTGCATCTTTATGCGGTTTAACAGGCATAAAACCAACTTATGGAAGAGTTTCAAGATATGGAATGATTGCCTTTGCTTCTAGCTTAGATCAGGGTGGTGTCATAGCAAAATCTGCAGAAGATGCCGCTTTAATTTTAGAGGCTATGTCTGGTCATGATCCTAAAGATTCTACAAGTCTTAAATTAGATCAACCCGATTTAACTGAAAATTTAAATAATCCTATAAAAGGTATGAAAATAGGACTTCCAAAAGAGTTTTTTGAAAAAGAAATGTCACCTTATGTAATGAAATCTATTGAAGAAGCGATAGAGGTATATAAAAGTTTAGGAGTTGAGATAGTTGAGATTTCACTTGGGAATATCAATCTTTCTCTTCCAATTTATTATATTATCGCTCCCGCAGAGTGCTCGGCAAATCTTTCTCGATACGACGGTGTGAGATATGGATATAGGTGTGAAAACCCTAAAGATATAGAAGATCTTTTTATGAGAACACGAGAGGAAGGGTTTGGGGCAGAAGTGAAAAGGAGAATACTGATTGGGACCTATGCACTGTCTGCTGGATACTATGATGCCTTCTATGTGAAAGCACAAAAATGTAGACAGTTAGTAGCTAACGATTTTAGCGAAGCTTTTAAAAGTGTAGATGTCATTTTATCTCCCACAACTCCCGGTACATCTTTTAAATCTGGAGAAAAAACGAATGATCCCGTTGAAATGTATTTACAGGATATCTTCACTATTCCTGCTAACTTGGCAGGCTTACCTGGATTATCGATTCCCTGTGGGGAATACAATGGACTGCCCCTAGGAATGCAATTAGTTGGTAACTCACTTGAGGAAAGTAAGCTACTTCAGTTTGCACACTCTTATCAATCGCATACGGACTGGCACAAGAAGATGCCAAATGTTTAA
- the gatB gene encoding Asp-tRNA(Asn)/Glu-tRNA(Gln) amidotransferase subunit GatB encodes MKNYSEDWEAVIGLEIHVQLSTKSKLFSGASTDFGALPNTQACNIDLAMPGVLPVLNEEVLRMAVKLGKALNAEINSPTSFARKNYFYPDSPKGYQISQMDKPIVENGFLDIETKNGTKRIGVTRAHLEEDAGKSLHDDFEGQSGIDLNRAGTPLLEIVSEPEINTPEEAVAYLKSIHSIIRYLEISDGNMAEGSMRCDANVSVRKKGDEKLGIRTETKNVNSFRFVEKAIQYEIERQIHEIESGKKITQETRLYDSQANTTRPMRSKEFANDYRYFPEPDLLPVNLEKEFIEEVLATMPEMPIEKRERFVSEFSLSQYDADLLAADKDMAEFFEEVTKVSNSPKLSANWIMGELSAELNNENLGIKESKVSSSKLGQLICRIEDGTISGKIAKDIFEKIWTTGKEVDDIITEEGLEQVTDDKEIESLIDEVIENNPQQLEQYRAGKDRLFGFFVGQVMKASQGKANPKQVNDILKSKLEK; translated from the coding sequence ATGAAGAATTACTCAGAGGATTGGGAAGCTGTAATTGGATTGGAAATTCATGTTCAACTTTCTACAAAATCTAAACTTTTTTCAGGCGCGAGTACAGACTTTGGGGCGCTTCCTAATACTCAAGCATGTAATATTGATTTAGCAATGCCCGGCGTGCTTCCTGTTCTAAATGAAGAAGTTCTCAGAATGGCAGTTAAACTTGGTAAAGCACTCAACGCTGAAATAAATAGTCCTACGAGCTTTGCTAGAAAGAATTACTTCTATCCAGATTCTCCTAAAGGATATCAGATCAGTCAAATGGATAAACCAATCGTAGAAAATGGCTTCCTAGATATTGAAACAAAGAATGGTACTAAAAGAATAGGTGTAACTAGAGCACATCTTGAAGAAGATGCAGGTAAGTCCCTGCATGATGATTTCGAGGGGCAATCTGGAATTGACTTAAATCGGGCTGGAACACCCCTATTGGAAATAGTATCAGAACCAGAGATAAATACTCCAGAAGAGGCAGTAGCATATCTTAAGTCAATACATTCGATTATTAGATACTTAGAAATATCTGATGGAAATATGGCCGAAGGTTCAATGAGATGTGATGCCAATGTTTCGGTTAGGAAAAAAGGTGACGAGAAACTCGGGATAAGAACCGAAACAAAAAATGTAAATTCATTTCGTTTTGTTGAAAAAGCAATTCAATATGAAATTGAAAGACAAATTCATGAAATAGAATCCGGTAAAAAAATTACTCAAGAAACTAGACTTTATGATTCTCAAGCAAATACAACTCGACCAATGCGATCTAAGGAGTTTGCAAATGATTATAGATATTTTCCTGAACCAGATTTATTACCAGTCAACTTAGAAAAGGAATTTATAGAAGAGGTCCTGGCAACTATGCCAGAAATGCCAATTGAAAAGAGAGAAAGGTTTGTTTCTGAATTTAGTCTCAGTCAATATGATGCAGATCTGTTAGCGGCCGATAAAGACATGGCTGAATTTTTTGAAGAAGTCACAAAAGTATCAAACTCACCAAAATTAAGTGCAAATTGGATTATGGGTGAACTATCTGCCGAATTAAACAATGAAAATTTAGGTATCAAAGAGTCTAAAGTTTCTTCAAGTAAACTTGGCCAACTCATCTGTAGAATAGAAGACGGAACAATCTCGGGTAAGATCGCGAAAGATATCTTCGAAAAAATATGGACTACCGGAAAAGAAGTAGACGATATTATCACGGAAGAAGGCCTAGAACAGGTAACTGATGATAAAGAGATAGAATCATTGATTGATGAGGTTATCGAAAATAATCCCCAGCAACTTGAACAGTATAGAGCCGGTAAAGATAGGCTATTTGGATTCTTTGTAGGTCAAGTGATGAAAGCTTCTCAGGGAAAAGCCAATCCTAAGCAAGTTAACGATATTCTTAAATCTAAATTAGAAAAATAA
- a CDS encoding MaoC family dehydratase, translated as MIGLVPAEKLVEYVGQEIGSSDWFEVDQDRIDMFADATLDHQFIHIDSEKATPLFGSTIAHGFLSLSLVPHLTSQAVLAPENLKMVFNYGLDKVRFINPVNVGSKVRTHSKCVSVDDKGDGRYLMKTEVTMEIEGVEKPAYIAETLSMFVT; from the coding sequence ATGATTGGATTAGTACCAGCAGAAAAATTAGTAGAGTACGTAGGTCAAGAAATAGGTTCCTCAGATTGGTTTGAAGTAGATCAAGATAGAATAGATATGTTTGCTGATGCCACTTTAGACCATCAATTTATTCATATTGACTCAGAGAAGGCGACCCCTTTATTCGGCTCAACGATAGCACATGGATTCCTATCTCTATCATTGGTACCACATTTAACTTCGCAAGCAGTGCTTGCGCCTGAAAACTTAAAAATGGTATTTAATTATGGACTTGATAAAGTCAGATTTATTAATCCTGTAAATGTAGGTTCTAAAGTAAGAACTCATAGTAAATGCGTATCAGTAGATGATAAGGGTGATGGTAGATATTTAATGAAGACTGAAGTCACTATGGAGATTGAGGGTGTAGAAAAACCTGCTTATATAGCAGAAACTTTATCTATGTTCGTCACTTAA